A genomic window from Lotus japonicus ecotype B-129 chromosome 1, LjGifu_v1.2 includes:
- the LOC130729029 gene encoding protein NRT1/ PTR FAMILY 7.1-like: MDSGLRTAQPVSSVDIETIDQMAEGGINGSNKGSGGKSQGGWTTAFILLSNQALATLAFFGVGVNLVLFLTRVLGQDSAQAANSVSLWTGTVYIFSLIGAFLSDSYFGRFKTCTIFQCFFVLGLGLLSFTSWKFLLHPHGCGDAVIQCKETSSVGTAIFYMSIYLVAFGYGGHQPTLATLGADQFDEKTNKISNSREAFFCYFYFALNVGSLFSNTVLVYYEDTGMWTMGFAVSLASAVIALISFLSGYSKYIKVKPCGNPVIRVVAVFVAAARKRKVQPAKGDQLYEVDGPESAIKGSRKILHTEDLGFMDKAATVTEKDESDLKNHWRICTVTQVEEAKCVLRMLPVWLCTIIYSVVFTQMASLFVEQGDVMSNKVRGFHLPAASMSVFDICSVLICTGLYRQVLVPLAGRLSGNPKGLTELQRMGVGLIIGMFSMVAAGTTELVRLRHIIPGQKASSLSIFWQIPQYVLVGASEVFMYVGQLEFFNGQAPDGIKSFGSSLCMASISLGNYVSSMLVAMVMGITARGEKPGWIPNNLNMGHMDRFFFLLAMLTAVDFFLYLFCAKWYKNIHVEDSEEDDDDEISSKV, encoded by the exons ATGGCAGAAGGAGGAATCAATGGCAGCAACAAGGGAAGTGGTGGGAAGAGTCAAGGAGGATGGACAACTGCATTTATCTTGCTGT CGAATCAAGCACTGGCTACACTAGCTTTCTTTGGAGTTGGAGTGAACTTGGTTCTGTTCCTAACTAGAGTCCTTGGTCAAGACAGTGCTCAGGCTGCAAATAGTGTCAGCTTGTGGACAGGAACTGTTTACATCTTCTCACTCATTGGAGCTTTCCTTAGTGATTCTTACTTCGGTCGATTCAAAACCTGCACAATCTTTCAGTGCTTTTTTGTTCTG GGCTTGGGGCTATTGTCCTTCACATCTTGGAAATTCTTGCTCCATCCACATGGTTGTGGTGATGCAGTGATACAATGTAAGGAAACATCCTCAGTGGGGACTGCAATTTTCTACATGTCCATCTATCTAGTGGCATTTGGCTATGGAGGGCACCAACCTACCTTAGCAACCTTAGGTGCTGATCAATTTGATGAAAAGACCAACAAAATCAGCAACTCAAGAGAGGCTTTCTTCTGCTATTTCTACTTTGCCCTCAATGTTGGATCTCTCTTCTCCAACACTGTGCTGGTTTATTATGAGGACACAGGGATGTGGACAATGGGTTTCGCGGTGTCGTTGGCCTCCGCTGTGATCGCCTTGATTTCATTCTTATCAGGATATAGTAAATACATAAAAGTAAAGCCATGTGGGAATCCAGTGATTAGGGTGGTGGCAGTATTTGTGGCTGCTGCtaggaagaggaaggttcaaccAGCTAAGGGTGACCAGCTTTATGAGGTTGATGGTCCTGAATCTGCCATTAAAGGGAGTAGGAAGATTCTTCACACTGAAGATCTTGG ATTCATGGACAAGGCAGCAACTGTAACAGAGAAAGATGAGAGTGATCTCAAGAATCATTGGCGGATTTGCACGGTAACTCAAGTTGAGGAAGCCAAATGCGTGTTGCGAATGTTACCGGTTTGGCTATGCACCATCATTTACTCGGTCGTGTTCACACAAATGGCTTCTCTTTTCGTGGAGCAAGGGGATGTCATGAGCAACAAGGTAAGGGGTTTTCACTTGCCAGCAGCCAGCATGTCAGTGTTTGATATCTGCAGTGTGCTCATATGCACCGGACTTTATCGGCAAGTCCTCGTTCCATTGGCCGGAAGGCTGAGCGGCAACCCTAAGGGATTAACCGAGCTTCAAAGAATGGGAGTTGGCCTAATTATTGGAATGTTTTCCATGGTTGCAGCTGGTACTACAGAGCTTGTAAGGCTGAGACATATTATTCCTGGGCAGAAAGCTAGTTCATTGAGCATATTTTGGCAAATTCCGCAGTACGTTTTAGTTGGTGCTTCAGAAGTTTTCATGTATGTGGGTCAATTGGAGTTCTTTAATGGTCAAGCCCCAGATGGAATAAAAAGCTTTGGGAGCTCACTTTGCATGGCCTCAATTTCTCTTGGGAACTATGTGAGTAGCATGCTGGTTGCCATGGTGATGGGAATCACTGCAAGAGGTGAGAAGCCAGGGTGGATTCCAAATAACTTGAATATGGGCCACATGGACAGGTTTTTCTTCCTCCTTGCAATGCTAACTGCTGTTGACTTCTTTCTCTACTTGTTCTGTGCTAAGTGGTACAAGAACATCCATGTTGAAGACAgtgaagaggatgatgatgatgaaataaGTAGCAAAGTTTAG